The Panicum hallii strain FIL2 chromosome 9, PHallii_v3.1, whole genome shotgun sequence genome has a window encoding:
- the LOC112877101 gene encoding protein NLP1-like, giving the protein MEQPAARKDEDALLGYAVMEDVAVGDLDLMEELFMAAPGFDFSDFSQPGAGAPPGACFSPLFDICSTTTTATPPAPAGEDDRDDAERERADRPEADAAAPPRRAWLFQPGQEVAATVKERLRRALERIASLSQTQPGELLAQVWVPTLIGDRQVLTTCGQPFWLDSRNQRLANYRSVSMKYQFSADESARAELGLPGRVFVGRVPEWTPDVRYFSTEEYPRVRHAQSLDIRGSVALPIFEPRTRACLGVIELVMTTQKINYNAEVENICSALKEVDLRSTDVSSDTHANVTDTSYRAVVPEIIDVLRTVCERHELPLAQTWIPCICQAKRGSRHSDEKLKYCVSTVDEACYVRDLAVKSFHQACSDHHLFRGEGVVGRAFGTNEPCFSQDITSYSKAQYPLSHHAKLFSLRAAVAIRLRSIRTGSLDYVLEFFLPVDCIESEEQRAMLNSLSITIQQTCYTLRVVSLKELVDEGSFETSTLTPAEFYDKPTHENLDEVCSNIEVPARTTSLGTSEEVSSWIASLVDAQSKGAKEMDGDLPFGFSKQEDEGFSVTAGWHTSPVLRQKGSIFSGFKQHEEYEVKEPICSRGPSPSNVDKTVEKRRTKMEKTVSLEELRKHFAGSLKEAAKNLGVCPTTLKRICRQHGINRWPSRKIKKVGHSLKKLQMVIDSVHGAEGTVQLSSLYENFTKTTWSERELQGDGNYPLSEQKGHLEPSVPDRQCEGRFTSHTSGSNSLSPSCSQSSNSSHGCSSGSKSQQNGSAPQLAVKQEVLMEENQSSTLLKAASHAELQMFTEERPVTLPRSHSQMLLSEQKPVENMSGMQKSKPDSLKIKAMYGEERCIFRLQPSWGFEKLKEEIVKRFSIAQEMYVDLKYLDDESEWVLLTCDADLLECIDVYKSSSAQTVRILVNVNVQPVLGPSFGQTGLS; this is encoded by the exons ATGGAGCAGCCGGCGGCGCGGAAAGACGAGGACGCGTTGCTGGGCTACGCCGTTATGGAGGACGTCGCGGTCGGCGACCTGGATCTCATGGAGGAGCTGTTCATGGCGGCGCCGGGGTTCGATTTCTCCGACTTCTCGCAGCCCGGGGCCGGCGCGCCCCCGGGGGCCTGCTTCTCGCCGCTGTTCGACATCTGCAGCACCACAACCACGGCGActccccccgcgccggcggGCGAGGACGACAGGGACGACGCGGAGAGGGAGAGGGCCGACCGGCCCGAGGCGGACGCGgctgccccgccgcgccgcgcctggcTGTTCCAGCCcgggcaggaggtggcggccacGGTGAAGGAGCGGCTGCGGCGCGCGCTGGAGCGCATCGCGTCGCTGTCGCAGACGCAGCCCGGGGAGCTGCTCGCGCAGGTCTGGGTCCCCACGCTCATCGGCGACCGCCAGGTGCTCACCACGTGCGGGCAGCCCTTCTGGCTGGACAGCCGGAACCAGCGCCTCGCCAATTACCGCTCGGTGTCGATGAAGTACCAGTTCTCCGCCGACGAGAGCGCGCGCGCCGAGCTGGGGCTGCCCGGCCGCGTCTTCGTCGGCCGCGTCCCCGAGTGGACGCCCGACGTCCGCTACTTCTCCACCGAGGAGTACCCGCGCGTCCGCCACGCGCAGTCCTTGGACATCCGCGGCAGCGTCGCGCTCCCCATCTTCGAGCCCCGCACCCGGGCATGCCTCGGCGTCATCGAGCTCGTCATGACCACGCAGAAGATCAACTACAACGCTGAGGTCGAGAACATATGCAGTGCTCTCAAG GAGGTTGATCTCAGAAGCACTGATGTTTCAAGTGATACCCATGCAAAT GTGACCGATACTTCTTACCGAGCAGTTGTACCGGAGATCATTGACGTTCTCAGAACTGTCTGCGAGAGACACGAGCTGCCACTAGCCCAGACATGGATACCATGCATCTGCCAAGCAAAGAGGGGAAGCCGCCACTCTGATGAAAAGCTCAAGTACTGTGTGTCCACTGTGGACGAGGCATGTTACGTTCGCGACCTAGCTGTAAAGAGCTTTCACCAAGCTTGCTCCGATCATCATCTGTTCAGGGGTGAGGGTGTTGTTGGTAGGGCATTTGGGACAAACGAGCCATGTTTCTCCCAGGACATTACTTCCTACAGCAAGGCCCAGTACCCTCTCTCACATCATGCAAAGCTTTTCAGCTTGAGGGCTGCAGTTGCCATCCGGTTACGAAGTATTAGGACTGGAAGCCTTGACTATGTCTTGGAATTCTTCCTGCCAGTGGACTGTATAGAAAGCGAGGAGCAACGGGCCATGCTTAATTCTTTGTCCATTACAATACAGCAGACCTGCTACACGTTACGAGTTGTCAGCTTGAAAGAACTAGTGGATGAAGGCTCATTTGAAACAAGTACACTAACCCCAGCAGAATTTTATGACAAGCCTACTCATGAAAATTTGGATGAGGTTTGTAGCAACATTGAAGTTCCTGCGAGGACAACATCGCTGGGAACTTCTGAGGAGGTATCTTCATGGATAGCAAGCCTTGTGGACGCTCAAAGTAAGGGAGCGAAAGAAATGGATGGTGACCTGCCATTTGGATTCAGCAAGCAAGAGGATGAAGGGTTCAGTGTTACGGCTGGCTGGCATACTTCACCTGTACTACGCCAGAAAGGTAGCATCTTTTCAGGGTTTAAGCAGCACGAAGAATATGAGGTCAAGGAACCAATTTGTTCCAGAGGTCCAAGCCCTTCCAACGTGGACAAAACAGTAGAGAAGCGGCGCACTAAGATGGAGAAAACTGTTAGCCTGGAAGAGCTTCGGAAGCATTTTGCTGGCAGCCTGAAAGAAGCTGCAAAGAATTTAGGAG TGTGTCCTACAACATTGAAGAGAATATGTCGGCAACATGGAATTAATCGTTGGCCATCACGGAAGATCAAGAAAGTTGGGCACTCCCTCAAGAAACTGCAAATGGTGATTGATTCGGTACATGGTGCTGAAGGAACAGTTCAGCTCAGCTCGCTCTATGAAAACTTTACCAAGACCACATGGTCAGAAAGAGAGTTACAGGGGGATGGCAATTATCCATTGTCTGAGCAAAAAGGTCACTTGGAACCTTCGGTACCTGATCGGCAGTGCGAGGGCAGATTCACTTCGCATACTTCTGGCTCTAATTCTCTCTCCCCCTCATGCAGCCAAAGCTCAAACTCCAGCCATGGTTGTTCCAGTGGTTCAAAATCACAACAGAATGGTAGTGCTCCTCAGCTTGCAGTCAAGCAAGAAGTTTTAATGGAGGAGAATCAGAGCTCCACACTACTGAAAGCTGCGAGCCATGCAGAACTGCAGATGTTTACTGAAGAAAGGCCTGTCACCCTGCCTAGGTCTCACAGTCAAATGCTTTTAAGTGAACAAAAGCCAGTGGAAAACATGTCAGGCATGCAAAAGTCTAAGCCCGATTCTCTCAAAATAAAAGCCATGTATGGTGAAGAAAGATGCATATTCCGACTTCAACCTAGTTGGGGTTTTGAAAAGCTAAAAGAAGAAATTGTTAAGCGGTTCAGTATCGCTCAGGAGATGTATGTGGACCTCAAGTACTTGGATGATGAATCTGAGTGGGTTCTTTTAACATGTGATGCGGACCTGCTGGAGTGTATTGATGTCTACAAGTCATCAAGTGCTCAAACAGTAAGAATCTTGGTAAATGTTAATGTTCAGCCAGTGCTTGGTCCTTCCTTTGGTCAAACTGGTTTGTCCTGA
- the LOC112877102 gene encoding probable serine/threonine-protein kinase PIX13 produces the protein MGNCFRSPDAGAAAAAKSPSPAKGPPPAWPKPSDGGLGAGRVLEAPRLREFTLAELRAATRGFKPEMVLGEGGFGRVYKGWVDERTLNPAKSSAGVIVAVKKLNPESVQGLQEWQSEVNFLGRLSHPNLVRLLGYCGEDRELLLVYEFMSKGSLENHLFRRGTTEPLPWSTRLKIAIGAARGLAFLHSSEKQVIYRDFKASNILLDSDFTAKLSDFGLAKNGPSAGRSHVTTRVIGTYGYAAPEYVATGHLYVKSDVYGFGVVLLELLTGLRAHDPNRPSHQQSLVEWARPYLAGRGKLASLMDQRLAGHYPPKAAVQAARLANKCLTGDPRSRPSMADVVDALEGIEATQQASAGGKGHRDLPPRPGARHSPYHDSSRPR, from the exons ATGGGGAATTGCTTCCGCTCCCctgacgccggcgccgccgcggcggcgaaaTCGCCGAGTCCTGCCAAAG GGCCGCCGCCGGCATGGCCGAAGCCGAGCGACGGCGGTCTCGGGGCGGGGCGCGTCCTCGAGGCGCCGAGGCTGAGGGAGTTCACGCTGGCGGAGctgcgcgcggccacgcgggggTTCAAGCCGGAGATGGTGCTCGGGGAGGGCGGCTTCGGCCGGGTCTACAAGGGCTGGGTTGACGAGCGCACGCTCAACCCGGCCAAGAGCAGCGCCGGCGTCATCGTCGCCGTCAAGAAGCTCAACCCGGAGAGCGTCCAGGGCCTGCAGGAGTGGCAG TCCGAGGTCAACTTCTTGGGCAGACTGTCGCACCCCAACCTGGTGAGGCTGCTGGGCTACTGCGGCGAGGACAgggagctgctcctggtgtACGAGTTCATGTCCAAAGGCAGCCTGGAAAACCACCTCTTCAGGA GGGGCACAACGGAGCCGTTGCCGTGGAGCACGAGGCTCAAGATCGCCatcggcgcggcgcgcggcctggCCTTCCTGCACTCGTCCGAGAAGCAGGTCATCTACAGGGACTTCAAGGCCTCCAACATCCTCCTCGACTCG GATTTCACGGCGAAGCTGTCGGACTTCGGGCTGGCCAAGAACGGCCCGTCGGCGGGGAGGTCCCACGTCACGACGCGTGTCATCGGCACCTACGGCTACGCGGCGCCGGAGTACGTGGCGACGGGCCACCTGTACGTGAAGAGCGACGTGTACGGCTTCGGCGTGGTGCTGCTGGAGCTGCTGACGGGGCTGCGCGCGCACGATCCCAACCGGCCGAGCCACCAGCAGAGCCTGGTGGAGTGGGCGCGGCCGTACCTCGCCGGCCGGGGGAAGCTGGCGAGCCTCATGGACCAGCGCCTCGCCGGCCACTACCCGCCCAAGGCCGCCGTCCAGGCCGCCAGGCTCGCTAACAAATGCCTCACCGGCGATCCCAGGAGCCGCCCCTCCATGGCCGATGTCGTCGACGCGCTCGAGGGCATCGAGGCCACGCAGCAGGCGTCCGCGGGGGGCAAGGGGCACCGGGACCTGCCGCCGCGGCCCGGCGCGCGCCACTCGCCGTACCACGATTCTTCCAGGCCGCGTTGA